In Eucalyptus grandis isolate ANBG69807.140 chromosome 4, ASM1654582v1, whole genome shotgun sequence, the following proteins share a genomic window:
- the LOC104442715 gene encoding uncharacterized protein LOC104442715, which yields MRNCNVTLGNLKSLKTPIGRLLQIELLVIFTTFLFLLLVAFSLWRRRSNSKKFQLFIFVACTLSTFLLTYVLSLMHDAPLRNELFPFWAMLLMIAFESTGSISAYSLKDNEQWKRNNSKLLIKSIWLIWLMDLYFRDGYKVVVAAECLFIVLAVKFYKRAWAMMAASRRSLERSTKVLADYMKRKHNSEGVSLGEVNPVSMRGYTYLVWGEEGSILRLVIGRIHSFLRRVGINVAAEAPDYQVPLDEAQLITIEKAARSREGTERELGRIGGEAGLDSGWVWNCGGRLLSSNEDTHKKPGDPQNKLKDMCLSFALFKLLRLRYASYSLPQEAHENAWKLICDGLLSQADGYERAFRVVEVELTFLFDFFYTKYGIIFQPGRLLIELMELMGIAMGIWATTSLLKHHNRPNSNCRLTTMPNGLSVDIVVTSVMIISFIIMELMQFFFMCFSEWAKVLWIGKYVLKKSWQGNVWIEKMIEVICGVQLLKPWEQKLHQYSFLKSYFYKSSWLLNNAIMAVFIDQTRDGQKQGSSIKLPIEVKEAVLGALKGNYSRKLDNGLTSLRKHNVFELSWACQLETQTQVILVWHIATSFCEQRKSEGLDLTRCTNFLVATSLSKYLAYSVAFAPWLLPDRPLFAEYEFNLAIIEAKKFFRGCKGMENQLEKMEKEYDGSSMHEETVIKRGSRLGNRLVNGINGIGDEEMIWKILADFWVELMLYVAPSDNVKAHAEHLAKGGGFVTHLWALLFHVGFERKPSY from the exons ATGAGAAACTGCAATGTCACGTTGGGCAACTTGAAGTCCCTGAAAACTCCCATAGGGAGGCTATTGCAGATCGAGCTCCTAGTCATCTTCACCACCTTCTTGTTCCTCTTACTTGTTGCCTTCAGCTTGTGGCGACGTCGCTCCAACAGCAAGAAGTTCCAGCTCTTCATTTTCGTGGCCTGCACTCTCTCAACCTTTTTACTCACCTACGTCCTAAGCCTCATGCATGATGCTCCCTTGCGCAACGAATTATTCCCCTTCTGGGCAATGCTCCTGATGATCGCCTTCGAGAGCACTGGCTCTATCTCTGCATACAGTCTCAAGGACAATGAGCAATGGAAGAGAAACAATTCGAAGCTCCTGATCAAATCCATTTGGTTGATCTGGTTGATGGACTTGTACTTCCGCGACGGTTACAAGGTGGTGGTTGCAGCCGAGTGCCTCTTCATTGTCTTGGCCGTGAAGTTCTACAAGAGGGCTTGGGCCATGATGGCGGCGAGCCGGCGTTCTCTGGAGAGGAGTACAAAAGTGCTTGCTGATTATATGAAACGCAAGCACAACAGCGAAGGCGTTTCGCTTGGTGAAGTCAATCCGGTTAGCATGAGAGGGTATACGTATTTGGTGTGGGGTGAAGAGGGCAGTATTTTGAGACTGGTGATTGGCAGGATTCATTCTTTCCTGAGGCGTGTAGGGATTAACGTCGCCGCGGAGGCACCGGACTACCAGGTGCCATTGGATGAAGCCCAGTTGATAACCATTGAAAAG GCCGCGAGGAGCAGGGAGGGCACTGAGAGGGAGTTGGGTCGGATTGGTGGTGAAGCCGGGTTGGATTCGGGCTGG GTGTGGAATTGTGGAGGGAGGCTCTTAAGCTCAAATGAAGACACTCACAAAAAGCCCGGAGACCCCCAAAATAAGCTCAAAGACATGTGCCTCTCTTTTGCACTCTTCAAGCTCCTTCGTTTGAGGTATGCTAGCTACTCATTGCCCCAAGAGGCTCATGAGAATGCATGGAAGTTGATTTGTGATGGATTGCTCTCACAAGCAGATGGTTACGAGAGAGCATTTCGAGTCGTCGAGGTTGAGCTCACATTCCTTTTCGATTTTTTCTACACTAAGTATGGTATTATATTCCAACCTGGTCGGTTGCTGATTGAATTGATGGAGTTAATGGGCATTGCCATGGGCATCTGGGCTACGACATCACTCTTGAAGCATCACAATAGACCTAACAGTAATTGCCGACTCACCACCATGCCAAACGGGTTGAGTGTCGACATAGTTGTGACTAGCGTGATGATAATCTCGTTCATCATCATGGAGCTCATGCAGTTTTTCTTCATGTGTTTCTCGGAATGGGCTAAAGTTTTATGGATCGGTAAGTATGTGCTGAAGAAGTCATGGCAAGGGAATGTGTGGATTGAGAAGATGATTGAAGTGATATGTGGGGTCCAGCTGCTGAAGCCTTGGGAGCAAAAGCTTCATCAGTACTCATTCCTCAAGTCGTACTTCTATAAATCTTCCTGGTTATTGAACAACGCAATTATGGCAGTCTTCATTGATCAAACTAGGGATGGCCAGAAACAGGGCAGCTCGATCAAATTGCCTATAGAAGTGAAGGAAGCAGTGTTGGGTGCTCTGAAGGGTAATTACAGTAGAAAATTGGACAATGGACTAACTTCCCTAAGAAAGCACAATGTGTTCGAGCTGTCGTGGGCATGTCAGCTGGAAACACAAACTCAGGTCATACTAGTATGGCACATCGCCACTAGTTTCTGTGAGCAGCGAAAGTCGGAGGGCTTAGACTTAACTAGGTGCACAAATTTCTTAGTGGCAACTAGCTTGTCTAAATATTTGGCTTACTCGGTTGCTTTTGCTCCATGGCTACTGCCAGATCGCCCTTTATTTGCGGAGTATGAGTTCAATCTGGCGATCATCGAAGCCAAAAAGTTCTTTAGGGGATGCAAGGGAATGGAGAACCAGCTtgagaagatggagaaagagTACGATGGCAGTTCTATGCATGAAGAAACTGTTATCAAACGTGGTTCCCGGCTTGGAAATCGACTAGTAAATGGTATAAATGGTATAGGAGATGAGGAAATGATTTGGAAGATTCTGGCTGACTTTTGGGTGGAACTAATGTTGTACGTTGCGCCTTCGGACAATGTGAAAGCACATGCAGAGCATTTGGCTAAAGGAGGTGGGTTTGTGACTCACCTGTGGGCTTTGCTCTTTCACGTAGGATTTGAGAGAAAGCCCTCCTATTAA